In Solwaraspora sp. WMMD406, the genomic window CTCCACCGACACCGTCGTGTGCGAACACGCCAACGCCACCACCGGCTCACCGACCCGGGCCGCCAACTCCCGCGCCCGCCCCACCACAGCGGCGTCCAACCCCAACAACCCACCCATCACCCACCCACCCCCGCCATCGGCGACCCCGCCGCCACGAAAATCTCCCGGCCACGCGACACCGTCCGCAGACACCGCGGCAACGGCGTCGGATCCGCCGGCCCCCGCAACTCCGGCTCCTCCGCCACCAACACCGGCAACCCCTGCGACACCCCCGCCGGAGCCGACCACACCGCGAACGTCGCCGCCGCACCCGGCGCCAACACACCCTCCCGCGACGTGTCCACCACCCCCGGCGCCAACGCCCGCCACCCACCCCGGGTATGCGCCGCGAACGCCGCCCGCACCCCCAACCGCGACCCCGGATGGAAATGCGACACCGCCGCCCGCACCGACCCCCACGGATCCAACGGCGTCACCGGCGCGTCCGAACCAAACGCCAACGCCACCCCCACCCCGTGCAACGCCCCGAACGGATTCGACGCCAACGCCCGCCGCACCCCCAACCGCGCCGCGTACATCTGCCCAGGACCACCCCACAACCGGTCGAACGCCGGCTGCACACTCGCCACAATCCCGTACTCCACGAACCCCGCGATCAACGCCTTGTCCACCAACTCCACGTGCTCCACCCGATGCCGACCCGCCCGCAACCGCTCCACCCCCACCTCCCGCGCCGCCAACCCGAAACCCGCCACCACCGCCGCCACCGCCGCGTCCCCGATCGCGTGAAACCCGCCCTGCACCCCCTGCCGCGCGCACTCCACCAGATGCGCCGCCACCTGCCCCGCGTCCAAAAACGCCGAACCACAACCCCCACCATCGACATACGGCTCCGACACGTACGCCGTCCGGGACCCCAACGCCCCGTCCGCGTACAGATCACCACCCGCACCCACCGCCCCCAGCTCCCGGGCCCGCGCCACCCCCATCAACTCACCCCAGTAGCCGTACACCTCCGGCAGACCATCACCGGACAACCGCAACACCCCGACGAAGTCCTCCTCCGACGACGTCCCCGGACCACCACACTCGTGCACCGCCGCGATCCCCAACCCGGCGGCGGCCGACAACGCCACCCGCTGCGCCGCCACCCGCTGCGCAGCGCTCAACGAACCCAACGCCACCGCCCGCACCGCGTGATGCGCTTCCTCCCGCAACCAACCGACCACCGCACCCGACGCACCCACACCCTCCACCCCGGTCCCCGAGCCAGCCGCCACCTGCGGCACCAACGCCAACATCTCCGACGACACCAACGCCGAATGAATCGACGCCTGCGACAGATACACCCGCCGACCACCCGCCGCCGCCGACAACCGCCCCGCGTCCGGCGGCACCGGCACCCGCCACGTCGACTCGTCCCACCCATGACCCAACACCACCGCGTCCGTCGGCAACCCCGCCGCGAACCCCGCCACCCGATCCAGCAACTCCTCCGCCGACCGCACCCCGGACAGATCCAACCCCGACAACACCAGCCCCGTATCCGTCGCGTGCACATGCGCGTCCACGAACGCCGGCGTCACCACCGCGCCATCCAGATCCACCACCACATCAGCGGGCGGCGCCTCCGCGTCCACCCCCACCCAGGAGATCACCCCGTCGCGCACCACCAACGCCGTCGCCCCCGGAACCGCCGGACAATACAGCCGCCCACCCCGGTACAGCACCACCGGCAGATCAGCCACGTCACCACGCCCACTCGTCGTCATGGTCATCAGTCTGCCGCCAGCCGAGCCTCGAACAACCCCCGCACGCCAGGCTCAGCGGCGAACAAATCCAGCGCCATCCGCGCATGACCCGGCACATAGCCGTTGCCCACCAGCATCGTCACGTCAGCCGCCAGGCCCTCCGCGCCCAGCGCCGCCGCCGCGAAACTCGTCGCCATCGAAAAGAACACCACCGTCCCGGCGTCCGCCGTCGCCAACACCGCCCCGTGCTCACAACCCGGCACATCCACACAGACCACCGTCACGTCCGCGGCCGCCCCCAACGCCTCCCGCACGGCCGCGGACACCGCCACCGGATCCCGGGCGTCCGCGACGACCACCGCCGACACCAACCCCGCCGACACCAACCGGTCACGTTCCGCCACGGTCGGCACCACCCCGACCGTACGGCCGGCACCCGCCCGCCGGGCGGCAGCCAACGCCAACGCCCCGCTCTTACCGGCACCACCCAGCACCGCCACCCGGACCCCGGCCCGCGCGTCCGCCGGCCGCTGCGCGCGGACCACCCGGTCGGTCAACGCCGGAGCCCCACACACGTCCAGGACCGCCAACGCGTACCGGTCCGGCAGGTCCGCCGGCAGCGCCGCCACCACGGTCCGCCCGAACAAGATGGCATGACCCGCACACGGCACCTGCTCGCTGAGCCCGTCCCACCCGGCGAGGTCGTCGTCGACCGCCAACGGAGTCAAGGTCAACGACACCAGGCTCGCCACCCGGTCACCCACCCGCACCGGTGCCGTCGCCGCCGGACCCACCGCCTCCACCGTGCCGATCAACATCCCGCCGGACCCGGTGACCGGATTGTGCATCTTGCCGCGCCGGCCGATGATCTCCCGTACTTCGGCCCGGACCGCCGCCCCGGCACCGGCATGCTTGTCGCGCAGCTGACGGAAGCTCGCCGCGTCCAGATTGAGACGCTCCACTCGGATCCGGAGCTCGTCGTCGGCGATGTCAGGACTGGTGTCCAGCCGCCACGCCGCCTGCGGCAACACCCCGACCGGCTCGATCACCCGATGCAGACCCACCGGCGAGGACGCGTTCCCTGCCACGCGGCGCACCTCCTCCTATCCCGGCGCCACACCATCGGGCAACCAGCAGCGATAACCACGGTCATAGTCTCATCGAACAGGAAGACTTACGGCAGACTAGTTCCTAGACAGGAGATTATCCAGTACCGTTCGGAGTGCAGCAACCATCCGACGGCACCACACCCCGCCACCGGCCACCAGGAGGTCGCCATGCCGCAGCCCATCCCGGCCGACACCAGCCGCGCCGGCATCGCACCCCCGCCACCGCACCAGCCCTACGAGTACCGCCGCCGGGAACTCACCGAACCCGACTGGCGACGCCTACCCGGATGGCGCGACGTGACCGCCGACGAGTGGCAGTCGGCCCAGTGGCAACGCGCACACTGCGTCAAGACCACCGCCCAACTACACGCTGTGCTCGGCGACCTCGTCGACGACGGGTTCTACGCCGACCTCGCGGCCGACCAGACGGGGCACGCCACCATGTCGATGCTGATCACGCCACAGATGATCAACACGATGGTGCCGGACGCCGCACCGGACACCGGCACCCTGCGAGCCGACCCCATCCGGCACTACATGCTGCCGTTGGCCTCAGACCGACGTACCGATTGGCCGTCCCACCCGTACGCCAGCCGCGACTCCCTGCACGAACACGACATGTGGGTCGCCGAGGGACTCACCCACCGTTACCCCACCAAGGTCCTCGCCGAACTGCTCGCCACCTGCCCGCAGTACTGCGGGCACTGCACCCGGATGGACCTGGTCGGCAACTCCACCCCCACCGTCGACAAGCTGCGGCTCACCCTCAAACCCGTCGCCCGCTACGACGCGCACATCGACTACCTCCGCCGACACCCCGGCGTCCGCGACGTCGTCGTGTCCGGCGGGGACGTGGCCAACCTGCCCTGGCGTCATCTCGAGGACTACCTCATGCGGCTGCTGAGCATCGACACCATCCGGGACATCAGGCTCGCCACCAAGGCGTTGATGGGTCTGCCGCAACACTGGCTGCAACACGACGTCGTGGCCGGCCTGGAACGAGTCGCCCGCACCGCCGCCCGCAACGGCGTCAACCTGGCCATCCACACCCACGTCAACCACGTACAGTCGCTCACCCCCCTGGTCGCCCGCGCCGCGCAGACAGCCCTCGACGTCGGCGTCCGCGACG contains:
- a CDS encoding lysine 2,3-aminomutase, whose translation is MPQPIPADTSRAGIAPPPPHQPYEYRRRELTEPDWRRLPGWRDVTADEWQSAQWQRAHCVKTTAQLHAVLGDLVDDGFYADLAADQTGHATMSMLITPQMINTMVPDAAPDTGTLRADPIRHYMLPLASDRRTDWPSHPYASRDSLHEHDMWVAEGLTHRYPTKVLAELLATCPQYCGHCTRMDLVGNSTPTVDKLRLTLKPVARYDAHIDYLRRHPGVRDVVVSGGDVANLPWRHLEDYLMRLLSIDTIRDIRLATKALMGLPQHWLQHDVVAGLERVARTAARNGVNLAIHTHVNHVQSLTPLVARAAQTALDVGVRDVRNQGVLMRGVNADASALLDLCFALQGEAGILPYYFYLCDMIPNAEHWRVPVWTAQRLQHDMMGYLPGYATPRIVCDVPFVGKRWVHMLTEYDREHGISYWTKNYRTSIETADDGVLDRRYAYYDPIDTLPAAGQDWWSRQHRAARA
- a CDS encoding zinc-binding alcohol dehydrogenase — its product is MGLHRVIEPVGVLPQAAWRLDTSPDIADDELRIRVERLNLDAASFRQLRDKHAGAGAAVRAEVREIIGRRGKMHNPVTGSGGMLIGTVEAVGPAATAPVRVGDRVASLVSLTLTPLAVDDDLAGWDGLSEQVPCAGHAILFGRTVVAALPADLPDRYALAVLDVCGAPALTDRVVRAQRPADARAGVRVAVLGGAGKSGALALAAARRAGAGRTVGVVPTVAERDRLVSAGLVSAVVVADARDPVAVSAAVREALGAAADVTVVCVDVPGCEHGAVLATADAGTVVFFSMATSFAAAALGAEGLAADVTMLVGNGYVPGHARMALDLFAAEPGVRGLFEARLAAD
- a CDS encoding amidohydrolase family protein yields the protein MTTSGRGDVADLPVVLYRGGRLYCPAVPGATALVVRDGVISWVGVDAEAPPADVVVDLDGAVVTPAFVDAHVHATDTGLVLSGLDLSGVRSAEELLDRVAGFAAGLPTDAVVLGHGWDESTWRVPVPPDAGRLSAAAGGRRVYLSQASIHSALVSSEMLALVPQVAAGSGTGVEGVGASGAVVGWLREEAHHAVRAVALGSLSAAQRVAAQRVALSAAAGLGIAAVHECGGPGTSSEEDFVGVLRLSGDGLPEVYGYWGELMGVARARELGAVGAGGDLYADGALGSRTAYVSEPYVDGGGCGSAFLDAGQVAAHLVECARQGVQGGFHAIGDAAVAAVVAGFGLAAREVGVERLRAGRHRVEHVELVDKALIAGFVEYGIVASVQPAFDRLWGGPGQMYAARLGVRRALASNPFGALHGVGVALAFGSDAPVTPLDPWGSVRAAVSHFHPGSRLGVRAAFAAHTRGGWRALAPGVVDTSREGVLAPGAAATFAVWSAPAGVSQGLPVLVAEEPELRGPADPTPLPRCLRTVSRGREIFVAAGSPMAGVGG